CTCGTACCTCAGCCGAGTCCCGAGACTGGGCCGCCAGGCCGCCGGTCTGATCGGCCAAATGCTGGCCTTCGCGCGCAAGGCCCCCCTGGAGCGACGGCCGCTTGACCTCAACCCGCTGCTCAAAGAGATCAGAAAGCTGCTGCGGCAAACATTCCCCGAAACGATTACGATCCAGGTCGAACCCGCTCTCGAAGCCCTTGTTGCTAATGCGGATCCGGGTGAGGTGCAGCAAATTATCCTCAATCTCGCCACCAACGCCCGCGATGCCATGCCCTGCGGGGGCGCCCTCACCCTCCGCCTGGTTCCGGTGACCCTCACGGAGGCGAGCCTGGGCAGTCACCCGCATCGCCGGCCGGGTCCGTTTGCCTGCCTGACCGTGGCCGATACCGGAACCGGCATCCCATCGGCCATTCGAGACCAAATCTTCGAACCCTTCTTCACAACCAAGGCGCCTGGGCATGGAACCGGCTTGGGCCTCGCCTCGGTCTACGGGATCGTTCACCAGCATGAGGGTTGGCTCGAGGTCGAGACGGCCGAAGGGCAGGGGAGCGCCTTCCATGTCTTTCTCCCTATCGTGCCTACCCCGACAGACGCCACGCCTTCGATCAAAGAGGCGATGCCGCACGGGCGTGAGACGCTTCTGTTCGTGGAGGATAATCCGGTGTCCCTGGAGATGGGAGAGACCCTCCTGAACGATCTTGGCTATACCGTCTTGGCCGCTGCCGACGGTGTCGAAGCACTGGCAGTCTTCCGAACGCACCCTGACATTGCGCTCGTGCTCACCGACGCAATCATGCCTCGGATGGGGGCGGTAGACCTGATCCCGGCGCTCCGCGCGCTCAACCCAGATATTCAGGTGTTGGTCTGCACTGGGTACGCTCCAGATCAGATCCGCCGAACCCTGAACCACCTGAGGATCAGCGGCTATATCCGAAAACCGTTTAGTCAGGGTGATCTGGCTACGGCGGTCCGCACCGCCATCGATGGGTCAGTCCTTGGTAAGCACTGACCGGAGCAAGAGCGATCTGCCGCGGGAGATGCTACGCGAGCATCTCGCTTTGGCCCGCGTGGATGAATGGCGGCGACGGTTACATCACTAACCAACCGCCGTTAGACCCTCTTCTTGACGCGGGACCGAGGACCAGATTTGAGGATGTCGCCGATCCAGGTAAAGGCAGCCACGGTCGCGGGCCACCCGAGGGTCGGGATCCCGAGCAGGACCGCATGTCTGATCTCCTCCGGCGAGGCACCCGCTTCCAGCGCCTTTCGAACGTGAGCATGGACCGCCCCTTCCGACCGGATCCCGATCGCCATGCCGAGCTGGATCAGCTCCCGCGTCTTGGCCTCCAGGGGACCCGCAGTGTGACAGGCGCCTCCGAGGCGCTCGTACGCGGCATGCGCCTCAGGGAAGAGTTGCGTAAACTGCTGAAACGGGATCGGGAGCTTCTGCTTCGGCATCATTGTTCTCCTCATCGAGGGTGACGTGGGCCATCTTAGCCGTGGAACGCGCCGGCATCTTTCACACACTGCCTCTCGCAACTTACGCGCATGATACCCCCCGTTCGCCATGGTTGCAAGCACTGTGGGATCTCCTCAGGTATACTTTCTCCTTGACAATGGGGTGAATCCAACCTGAAGATGTATGCTTAGTGATAACTTTCTGTTCTTCGGCAGGGGAGGCATCGGTTATGGCGGTGGGCATGGACCCTAATCGAACCAGACCAGTGCTAAGCTGCATGCGTATGGCCCTTTCGGGCAGATTGAGCCCTGAAGGGCCGTACCGTTTCGGTGACCCCGACCCCCAATCCGTTGTCGGTCAGCAATAGGCAGGCGGCCCGTGAATTCTCCGCAATGATGCTTTCGGGGAGAGCAGGATTTGCTGACAAGATTCTACAGCAAGTCAATCTGATCAACGTGTATTCCAAGTTCTATACGAGGACCTGCTTGACAACAATCGACGCGACAATGCAGGTTTATCCCAAGGGCTTAGAGTGGATAAAAGACTCTCAAGCCCAAGGACCGACACGACGGGAGAATAGTGTTCACTGAGCCTTCGAAGGCTCGAACGGGATCTTCCGTGCCCACCTGGTGTGGCACAACCAACGTTGCGGTGGGCCTTGCCTGAAGGCTCTCCAGTCGGCTGCCGGCGGTCGTTACTACGGCAACA
Above is a genomic segment from Candidatus Methylomirabilota bacterium containing:
- a CDS encoding carboxymuconolactone decarboxylase family protein, which produces MPKQKLPIPFQQFTQLFPEAHAAYERLGGACHTAGPLEAKTRELIQLGMAIGIRSEGAVHAHVRKALEAGASPEEIRHAVLLGIPTLGWPATVAAFTWIGDILKSGPRSRVKKRV